The Rhodothermales bacterium region TGCACATCTTCGACCTGCTCGGACGCCGAGTCGCTACGGTACTCGACGGTATTGAGACGGCGGGGGATCACACGGTGCAGTTCGATGCCAGAGGACTCGCGAGCGGCATCTACCTGTATCGGATCTCGGCGGGGTCTTTCGTCGAGACGAG contains the following coding sequences:
- a CDS encoding T9SS type A sorting domain-containing protein; the protein is HIFDLLGRRVATVLDGIETAGDHTVQFDARGLASGIYLYRISAGSFVETRRMVVVR